The Actinobacillus equuli genome includes a window with the following:
- a CDS encoding gluconeogenesis factor YvcK family protein, with product MPEQKLSSRHPYLNSMSQVVAIGGGHGLGRVLSSLSFLGKRLTGIVTTTDDGGSTGRIRSQHGGIAWGDLRNCLTQIIIKPTVASALFEYRFGGAGELAGHNLGNLILKALENMKIRPLEGINLVRELLHVRAGLIPMSESPVHLAAQLKSGITIVGEVSVDALEEIPRNLLLIPKVNATPEAIDIVKNAELIVLGPGSFLTSIMPSLLIDEISNAIKHSKAKVIFIDNIQQESGPAGSLSLADRVEWLETRIGKNRLDGIITVPTTYSNLPANIKVLKQVLSDDDVAYRHDRNKLSKAINDIVELLNT from the coding sequence ATGCCTGAACAAAAACTATCTTCTCGTCATCCTTATTTAAATAGTATGAGTCAGGTGGTTGCCATTGGCGGCGGACACGGTTTAGGTCGAGTATTATCATCACTATCATTCCTTGGGAAACGACTTACCGGTATTGTTACCACCACAGATGATGGTGGTTCTACCGGCCGTATTCGTTCCCAGCACGGTGGTATTGCTTGGGGTGATCTGCGTAACTGCTTAACGCAAATTATTATCAAGCCCACCGTCGCTTCTGCATTATTTGAATATCGTTTCGGCGGTGCGGGAGAACTTGCAGGACATAACTTAGGTAATTTAATTCTAAAAGCGCTAGAAAATATGAAAATTCGACCGCTTGAAGGTATTAACCTAGTGAGAGAGTTATTGCATGTTCGAGCCGGTCTTATTCCAATGTCGGAATCCCCGGTACATTTAGCCGCTCAACTAAAATCAGGTATAACCATTGTCGGCGAAGTTTCGGTGGATGCGCTTGAAGAAATTCCGAGAAATTTATTGCTAATTCCTAAGGTAAATGCGACACCGGAAGCAATTGATATCGTAAAAAATGCAGAATTAATCGTACTTGGCCCCGGCAGCTTTTTAACCAGCATCATGCCATCATTATTGATTGATGAAATATCAAATGCGATTAAGCATAGTAAAGCAAAGGTTATTTTTATTGATAATATTCAGCAAGAATCGGGGCCAGCCGGCTCTCTTTCACTTGCGGATCGTGTAGAATGGTTGGAAACTCGGATTGGTAAAAACCGCCTAGATGGCATTATTACCGTCCCAACCACCTATAGTAATCTACCGGCGAATATTAAAGTGTTAAAGCAAGTTTTATCTGATGACGATGTTGCTTATCGCCATGATCGAAATAAGCTCAGCAAAGCCATCAATGATATAGTAGAATTACTAAATACATAA
- a CDS encoding DNA internalization-related competence protein ComEC/Rec2: MNFDRFVLILSLFFLPLLFLPREWLTYGCYVAVLIIVIGIFRKQELTILLGALTLVSYWQIINISSNANKYATSSQQLYQFQIQKIIKQAEFQTAFAKLENGDVIYLNWQSDEPLELEQYYQANLKIRSISSRLNIGNFDRQRWFFAHHLNGSAIVKKVNKLTSPHSSSLRIQWLEYVRKQLEPFPSKGLLLALAFGERAWLVNSDWQLFQQTSTAHLIAISGLHIGLAMGIGFWLAKCIQWLFLRVGILYARSISIFFPRGVGLVFAIFYSYLSGFAIPTLRALLAIFLVLLCQWLRRYYTAWQLWWRIVALLLVLDPLTILSDSFWLSVLAVLSLIIWYAYFPLAKLFPFCKKWQKFNRLWLSLVHLQLGIFLVFSPVQFFFFEGISPWAFLANLLIVPLYSLLLVPLVIFSLLTNNMLNSWAWADWLAQGSLKMLSFLSADWIVLSQSEQRYLLALNALCLLALYLLQEKLFIKYWKQSGLFVVSSSFVISFIKFPISLEWVTFDVGQGLAQALVYQDSGKKRAILYDTGASWKDKSGRTGSMAQLEILPYLKRNGIQVEAVFLSHDDNDHSGGVEDILAEYPQARLISASTRRYAKHDPETCVAGQTWQFGQFELKAIYPISRVKRAKNEDSCIILVKIDRFSLLFTGDTTSAKESLFAHQIGQVDFLQIPHHGSKTSSSYTLLAQTKPQIAIISAGRWNPWKMPHQQVLARLAQQNIKTFSTATVGMVRVRFEKGSWKLETARNIRSPWYRETYGLPQNK; this comes from the coding sequence ATGAATTTCGACCGCTTTGTTCTTATCCTTTCGTTATTTTTTCTTCCGTTACTTTTCTTACCTCGAGAATGGCTTACTTATGGCTGCTATGTGGCAGTTTTGATAATTGTTATAGGAATATTTCGTAAACAAGAGTTAACTATTTTGTTAGGCGCTTTAACACTAGTAAGCTATTGGCAAATTATCAATATATCAAGTAATGCAAACAAATACGCAACATCTTCTCAGCAATTGTATCAATTTCAAATTCAGAAAATTATTAAGCAGGCTGAGTTTCAAACAGCGTTTGCTAAGTTAGAAAATGGTGATGTTATTTATTTAAACTGGCAGTCGGATGAACCGTTAGAATTAGAACAATATTATCAAGCGAATCTTAAGATACGGTCTATTTCTTCTCGTTTAAATATCGGAAATTTTGATCGGCAGCGTTGGTTCTTTGCACACCATTTAAATGGTAGTGCAATAGTCAAGAAAGTGAATAAACTGACTTCTCCACATTCTAGCTCTCTGCGTATTCAATGGCTGGAATATGTCAGAAAACAATTAGAGCCATTTCCTTCTAAAGGACTATTACTGGCATTAGCTTTTGGTGAACGTGCTTGGCTAGTTAATTCAGATTGGCAGCTGTTTCAACAAACTTCTACCGCTCATTTAATTGCTATTTCCGGCTTACATATTGGGCTAGCGATGGGAATTGGATTCTGGTTGGCAAAGTGCATTCAGTGGCTGTTTTTGCGAGTAGGAATCTTATATGCTAGAAGTATTTCTATCTTTTTTCCGAGAGGAGTGGGGCTAGTTTTTGCTATTTTCTATAGTTATTTATCCGGTTTTGCAATTCCTACCTTACGAGCGTTACTAGCGATTTTTCTCGTCTTATTATGTCAATGGTTACGCCGCTATTACACCGCTTGGCAATTATGGTGGCGTATTGTTGCATTATTACTTGTGCTTGATCCTCTCACAATTCTATCGGATAGCTTTTGGCTATCGGTTCTAGCCGTACTAAGTTTAATTATTTGGTATGCATATTTCCCGCTTGCCAAGCTTTTCCCTTTTTGCAAAAAATGGCAGAAATTTAACCGCTTGTGGCTTTCGTTAGTACATTTGCAATTGGGGATTTTTCTTGTGTTTTCTCCAGTACAATTCTTCTTTTTTGAGGGAATTTCCCCTTGGGCATTCTTAGCAAATTTATTGATTGTACCGTTATATAGTTTGTTGTTAGTACCGTTAGTTATTTTTTCATTGCTAACGAACAACATGTTAAATAGCTGGGCTTGGGCGGATTGGCTTGCCCAAGGTAGTTTGAAAATGCTTTCTTTTCTCTCCGCCGATTGGATAGTATTAAGTCAAAGTGAGCAACGTTATTTATTAGCTTTGAATGCTTTGTGTTTGCTGGCGCTTTATCTCTTACAAGAAAAGTTATTCATAAAATATTGGAAACAGTCGGGATTATTTGTCGTAAGCAGCAGTTTTGTGATTTCTTTCATCAAGTTTCCGATTTCACTGGAATGGGTAACATTTGATGTCGGACAAGGGCTTGCACAGGCACTTGTTTATCAAGATAGCGGTAAAAAACGAGCCATTCTTTACGATACGGGTGCAAGTTGGAAAGATAAATCGGGGCGAACAGGTTCAATGGCTCAATTAGAAATTTTGCCTTATTTGAAGCGTAATGGTATTCAAGTAGAAGCCGTTTTTTTAAGCCATGACGATAATGATCACTCCGGTGGAGTGGAAGATATTCTTGCTGAATATCCTCAAGCACGTCTAATTTCGGCAAGTACTCGCCGTTATGCAAAACATGATCCTGAAACCTGCGTCGCCGGTCAAACATGGCAATTTGGGCAATTTGAATTAAAAGCGATTTATCCGATATCACGAGTAAAACGCGCGAAGAACGAAGATTCTTGCATTATTTTGGTAAAAATAGACCGCTTCTCTTTGCTGTTTACCGGCGACACTACATCGGCAAAAGAAAGTTTATTTGCTCATCAAATCGGGCAAGTTGATTTCTTACAGATTCCTCATCATGGCAGTAAAACGAGTTCCAGCTATACTTTATTAGCTCAGACAAAACCGCAAATTGCTATTATTTCTGCAGGACGATGGAATCCTTGGAAAATGCCTCATCAGCAAGTATTAGCACGCTTAGCACAACAAAATATTAAAACTTTTAGTACTGCAACGGTAGGAATGGTCAGAGTGAGATTTGAGAAGGGGAGTTGGAAGCTAGAGACGGCGAGAAATATTAGAAGCCCATGGTATCGAGAGACTTATGGGCTTCCCCAAAATAAATAA
- the sstT gene encoding serine/threonine transporter SstT produces the protein MSNSSLSSKIFGGNLVLRIAIGLVLGLCLASVNPEWAKSVGVLGQFFVKSLRAIAPILVFVLVLSAIANKEVGSDSKLKPILVMYILGTFVAALTAVVFSFLFPTTLELVSNPDNLNPPQGIGEIIKTVVFNLVDNPLQALANANFIGILAWAIGLGIALRHAAPSTKTFLNDFAEAVSYVVKIVIAFAPIGVFGLVAETIATNGIDAFAGYARLLGVLLGSMAFVAFVLNPLIVYWKIRRNPYPLTLTCLRESGVTAFFTRSSAANIPVNMNLAKRLGVRDEIASVAIPLGANINMAGAAITVTVLTLAAAYTQGIHPDFATALLLSIVASICACGASGVAGGSLLLIPLACSLFNIPNDIAAQVIGVGFIIGVIQDSAETALNSSTDVLFTASVSMAEDNK, from the coding sequence ATGAGCAACTCATCTTTATCTTCAAAAATTTTCGGGGGCAACTTAGTCTTACGTATCGCCATCGGTTTAGTGCTAGGTTTATGTTTAGCATCTGTTAATCCTGAGTGGGCAAAAAGCGTTGGCGTATTAGGTCAATTTTTTGTGAAATCACTTCGTGCAATTGCACCGATTCTTGTATTTGTATTAGTACTTTCTGCAATTGCAAATAAAGAAGTAGGTTCAGACAGTAAATTAAAACCAATTTTAGTAATGTATATTTTAGGTACATTTGTTGCTGCGTTAACAGCGGTGGTATTCAGTTTCCTTTTCCCAACAACATTAGAACTTGTTTCAAATCCGGATAATTTAAATCCGCCGCAAGGTATCGGGGAAATTATTAAAACAGTCGTATTCAATTTAGTTGATAACCCGTTACAAGCATTAGCAAATGCTAACTTTATCGGTATTTTAGCTTGGGCAATCGGTTTAGGTATTGCGTTACGTCATGCTGCGCCAAGTACTAAAACATTTTTAAACGATTTTGCAGAAGCAGTATCTTATGTTGTTAAAATTGTGATTGCTTTTGCGCCTATCGGTGTTTTTGGTTTAGTTGCTGAAACAATTGCAACGAATGGTATTGATGCTTTTGCCGGTTATGCTCGCTTATTGGGTGTATTACTTGGTTCAATGGCATTTGTAGCATTTGTGCTAAACCCATTAATCGTATATTGGAAAATCCGTCGTAATCCTTATCCATTAACATTAACTTGCTTACGTGAAAGTGGCGTAACCGCGTTCTTTACTCGTAGCTCGGCTGCAAATATTCCAGTGAATATGAACCTTGCTAAACGTTTAGGTGTACGAGATGAAATCGCTTCTGTTGCAATTCCGCTTGGTGCGAATATCAACATGGCGGGGGCGGCAATTACCGTAACCGTATTAACATTAGCGGCGGCTTATACTCAAGGTATTCACCCTGATTTTGCAACAGCGTTATTATTAAGTATTGTTGCTTCGATTTGTGCGTGTGGCGCTTCTGGTGTCGCAGGTGGTTCGTTATTACTTATTCCGTTAGCATGTAGTTTATTTAATATTCCAAATGATATTGCGGCACAAGTAATCGGTGTTGGCTTTATCATTGGTGTGATTCAAGATTCTGCGGAAACCGCATTAAATTCATCAACAGACGTATTATTTACTGCATCAGTCAGCATGGCAGAAGATAATAAATAA
- a CDS encoding diacylglycerol kinase — protein MKPENKADFQRVIRAAGYSMKGLKAAYINEPAFRQEIWCAMILIPLALLLGNDVVEKILLLSTVFLVLITELLNSAIEAVVDRIGSDFHELSGRAKDIGSAAVFMAMMLLAITWLLIIIF, from the coding sequence ATGAAACCTGAAAATAAAGCAGACTTTCAACGTGTTATTCGTGCTGCCGGTTATTCAATGAAAGGGCTTAAAGCAGCTTACATTAATGAACCCGCCTTTCGCCAAGAAATTTGGTGTGCAATGATTTTAATCCCTCTCGCATTACTACTTGGCAACGATGTCGTTGAAAAAATTTTACTGCTAAGTACTGTATTTCTAGTACTAATTACCGAATTATTAAATAGCGCAATTGAAGCTGTCGTAGATAGGATCGGTTCTGATTTCCATGAATTATCAGGACGAGCAAAAGACATCGGCTCAGCAGCGGTATTTATGGCTATGATGTTATTAGCTATTACATGGTTACTTATCATTATTTTTTAA
- the queA gene encoding tRNA preQ1(34) S-adenosylmethionine ribosyltransferase-isomerase QueA, translating to MLVSDFHFDLPDELIARYPTAERTASRLLQLTGETGEFADKQFSDLLAQIEEGDLLIFNNTRVIPARLYGRKASGGKLEVLVERVLDEHRCLAHVRASKAPKEGAELVLGEDKLGEGNGFKAIMAARHEALFELHFNEEQPLFDLLQQAGHMPLPPYIDRPDEDADQERYQTVYSKVLGAVAAPTAGLHFDTPTLEKLKAKGVNIAFVTLHVGAGTFQPVRVDNILDHKMHAEYAEVSQEVVDQILATKAAGKRVIAVGTTSVRSIESAAQAAEQEGKLIAPFFSDTSIFLYPGKTFRIVDALVTNFHLPESTLIMLVSAFAGYRNTMKAYQHAVEAKYRFFSYGDAMFISKNPNALNDVP from the coding sequence ATGTTAGTTTCTGATTTCCATTTTGATTTACCTGACGAGCTTATCGCTCGTTATCCAACTGCGGAACGTACTGCTAGCCGCTTATTACAGTTAACCGGCGAAACAGGTGAGTTTGCCGATAAACAATTCTCTGATTTACTCGCTCAAATTGAAGAGGGCGATTTGCTGATTTTCAATAACACACGTGTAATTCCTGCACGTTTGTATGGACGTAAAGCCAGTGGCGGAAAATTAGAAGTTTTAGTTGAGCGAGTTTTGGATGAGCATCGTTGTTTAGCTCACGTGCGTGCTTCAAAAGCACCGAAAGAAGGGGCGGAACTTGTACTTGGTGAAGATAAACTCGGCGAAGGTAATGGTTTTAAAGCAATTATGGCTGCACGCCATGAGGCATTGTTTGAATTACATTTCAACGAAGAACAACCTCTGTTTGATTTACTTCAACAAGCCGGTCATATGCCATTACCACCGTATATTGATCGTCCGGATGAAGATGCCGACCAAGAACGCTATCAAACCGTTTATAGTAAAGTTTTAGGTGCGGTGGCTGCACCGACTGCCGGTTTGCATTTTGATACACCAACGCTTGAAAAGCTCAAAGCAAAAGGAGTTAATATTGCGTTCGTGACATTACACGTTGGCGCAGGTACATTCCAACCGGTACGCGTAGATAATATTTTGGATCACAAAATGCACGCTGAATATGCCGAAGTAAGCCAAGAAGTTGTCGATCAAATCTTAGCAACTAAAGCAGCCGGCAAACGTGTTATTGCGGTTGGTACCACTTCTGTTCGTTCGATCGAAAGTGCCGCTCAAGCTGCCGAGCAAGAAGGTAAATTGATTGCACCGTTTTTCTCAGATACTAGTATTTTCCTGTATCCAGGCAAAACATTCCGTATTGTCGATGCGTTAGTCACAAACTTCCATTTACCTGAATCAACGCTAATTATGTTAGTTTCCGCATTTGCCGGTTACCGCAACACAATGAAAGCTTATCAACATGCGGTAGAAGCGAAATATCGCTTCTTTAGTTATGGCGATGCCATGTTTATTTCAAAAAATCCGAATGCATTAAATGATGTGCCTTAA